The window TAGCATCATCTGCATTAAAAATTCCAGATCCAACAAATATTCCATCACATCCTAAAGACATTAAATATGCAGCATCAGCTGGTGTTGCGATTCCTCCAGCTGCAAAATTAACAACAGGTAATCGTCCAAGTTTTGCAGTTTCTTCAACTATGTCATAAGATACTTTGAATTCTCTTGCTATTCTAACTAAATCCTGATTGTCACCAGAATCATAAATTGATTTTATTGTTCGTAACTCATCATTTACTTTTTTAATATGAGTAACTGCTTCAGCAACATTTCCTGTACCAGGTTCTCCTTTAGTTCGAATCATTGCAGCACCTTCTTCAATTCTTCTTAATGCTTCCGATAAAGATCTTGCACCATTCACAAAAGGAGTTGTAAAATCCCATTTCCAAATATGGTGATGTTCATCAGCTGGTGTTAACACTTCCGATTCATCTATCATATCAACATCTGTTTCTTCTAGAACTTTTGCTTCATAGACGTGCCCAATTCTACATTTTGCCATTACCGGAATTGTTACTGAATCCATAATATCTTCAATAATTCTAATACTTGCAGTTCTAGCAACGCCACCTGCTTTTCTTACATCTGATGGTAATTTGTCTAAAACCATTACAGATACAGCTCCTGCTTCTTCTGCGATTTGAGCCTGCTCTACAGTAGTAACATCCATGACTACACCATTTTTTAACATATGAGCAAAGCCACGTTTTAAAGTGGAAGTTCCTCGTAAAATATCACCAGAATTAGATTTGTCTTTAATGATTCCTTTTGCAGTAATTCTTTCGCCAGAAAGTGGAAGCATGTTCTGAGTTTTATTGAAAGACTATTTGTACCTATTCAATAATTTGTTCTGCAATTTTATCAAGTTGGGTTTCTACCATAGAAATTATCGGAGGTATGAATTTATCAGTTGCATTTTGTTCTGGCCAATTGATTTCATTAATACGTCCATTTAGAATAATTTTGATATTTGATTTTTGAAAATCTGTTACATTTTCACGAATAGGAAATGATTCAGTTGGAATTGAAATAAATCCAGTTTCTTTAATCAATGCCTTTAATTTACGAAGAGTTTGCTCATCTAAATTTGATTTAACATCAGGTTTTGGATAACCATCTTCAGTTACAGCATATTTCATTTCACCATTATTTTTTATTGTCAAGATTTCAGTTTTTTGAGCTCCAATTCTTTCTGTAACTCCAAATGATACTTTTTTTAATTGATATTTTGTATATTCAATTTCAACTACATCATTTGGATTAGATGCAGAATATGGAATGTCAGATTTTGTAACTAATGGAACAGCAATTAAAATTGCAATGATTGCAGGAATAGCTGCTAGAATTATAATAATTGGTTTCACCATGATTTTCTTAACGGTTCTAAATCAAGGTTAATTGCAAATAAATCTTGGTTAAAATAACTTAAAATTCTAGTCTATTTCATTCTTGATTGTGGGGTCGTAGCCTAGCCTGGTAGGGCGACAGTGTATACGATAGATCACCGCTAAGGGCTCCAAAGGTAAACTAAGCTAAACTGACTCACGGATGATGTAAGTTTGGAGCTGTAGTGACCCGTAGGTCGCCGGTTCGATTCCGGTCGGCCCCACGTCAAAGTATCATTTATTTCTCAAAACATTTAGTGCAGAGCCAGCTTTGAACCATTCTATTTGAGATTGATTGTAAGAATGATTAAGAGAGATTTCATCTTTGGTTCCATCTTTGTGTTTGATTACACATCTTACAGGTTTTTGTGGTTCTAGATTCTTTAAATCAATAAGACTAATCTTGTCATCTTCTTGAATTTTATCATAATCATTAGTATTACTAAAAGTCAAAGCTAGAATTCCTTGTTTTTTCAAGTTTGTCTCATGTATTCTAGCAAGGCTTTTTGTTATAACAGCTGCACATCCCAAATATCTCGGAGTCATTGCAGCATGTTCTCTACTACTTCCTTCACCATAATTGTTATCACCTACAATTACCCACCTCATTCCTTTTTCTTTATACTCTCTGGCAATTTTTGAAAATGATTCTAGTTTATCATTCAATAGATTTTTTCCTTTACCGATTTCGTCGTTAAATGCATTAACAGCACCCAAAAGCATGTTATCACTAAGATTATCAAGGTGACCCCTAAGGGACAACCATGCACCAGCCGGTGAGATATGGTCAGTTGTGCATTTTCCTTTTGCTTTAACTATTAGAGGAAGATCTTCAAAATCCCTTCCATTCCATGGAGAAAATGGTTCTAAACGTTGGAGTCTTTTACTATTAGGATCAATTATCACTTCAAGGTTGTTAGAATTTTCAGGTGGAGCAACAAAAATTCCTTTAGGAATAATAAATCCATTTTTTGGGATCTCAGGAGCTGGCTTTGGTGGTTCAAGTTTGAATTTGGTACCATCTGCTGCAGTTAATTCATCTTTTAGAGGATTAAACGATAATCTTCCTCCTAAGGCAAGTGCAATAATCATTTCCGGACTACCAATAAAATTCAGAGTGTTTCTATGACCGTCATTACGACCAGGAAAATTTCTATTAAAACTAGTTACAATAGTATTTTTTTCATCATTTTTTAATTCTGGTCTATCCCATTGACCAATACATGGGCCACATGCGTTTGCAAGTACGGTAGCTCCAATTTCTTTTAATGATTTCATTTGTCCATCTCGTTCTATAGTACTTCGAATTTGTTCTGAACCAGGTGTTACAAGTAAAGGAATTTTTGATTTGATTCCTTTTAGTTTTGCTTGTTCAGCTAAACTTGCAGCTCTTGACATGTCTTCATAAGATGAATTTGTACAGCTTCCAATTAATGCAACGGATATTGGATCAATGTATTGATTAGACTTTACATCATCAGCTAAATTAGAAATTGGTCTTGCAAGATCAGGTGTATGCGGTCCAACAATATGAGGCTCTAATTTTGAAAGATTAATCTCAATGATTTTATCAAAGAATTTTTCAGGGTTTGATTCAACTTCAGGATCTGCGACAAGTAATTCTTTATTTTGATTTGCCAGTTCGGCGATTTTTTCACGATTTGTAGATTTTAGATATGTTTCCATTCTTTTATCATATGGAAAAATAGAACATGTTGCACCAATTTCAGCACCCATATTGGTGATAGTGGCTTTTCCTGTACAGCTAATAGTATTGGTTCCAGGTCCGAAATATTCAACAATTGAATTTGTTCCTCCTGAAACAGTCAACTCTTCAGCTACTTTGAGTATGATATCTTTGGGAGCAGTCCATCCGTTTAGCTCACCTGTTAATTTTACACCAATTCTTTTAGGATAAAGTAATTCCCAAGGCATTCCAGCCATTGTTTCTGCTGCATCTAATCCACCTACACCTACAGCTATCATCCCTAAACCACCTGCATTTGGAGTATGAGAATCAGTACCAATCATTAAACCTCCAGGAAATGCATAATTTTCAAGAACAACTTGATGAATTATTCCGGCACCAGGTTTCCAAAAACCACATCCAAATTTTGCTGCTGCAGATTGTAGGAATTTGAAAACTTCACTATTTTCATCAAGAGCAATTTTCATATCGGCATCACCTTCTATTTGTGCTCTTATCAGATGATCACAATGTACTGTTGTAGGCAGAGCTGTTTTCTGAAGTTCTGCTTGCATGAATTGTAGCATCACCATCTGGCCAGTTACATCTTGTAATGCTACTCTATCAGGTATTAAAAAAACATAGTTTTTTCCATCATCAAGATTTTTGTCAGTAACCTGCTCAAAATGTCCAGCAAGTATTTTTTCAGTAAGTGTTAATGGTCTTAGAACTATTTTTCGATATTTTTTAATGTTTTCTCGTAATTTACCATAAACACGATTAACTAATTCTGGAGTTGTATCTATTTCCACATTATTTTATTAATTTAACTGGGATTTAATACTTGCAATTCAAAATTACATAAATTTATGGCATAGGCATGTAAATTTCTTAACAATTATAAACTAAAAGCGACTAATTAATTGAGTGTTAGGTAGTAACAAGTTTTCTAAGTTGAGGTGCAAAAATGGTCAATAAAGGTTTCCCAAAATTTGGAATGTCACAAGCAGGGGCATTTGTGGCAGCGTTAAAAAATTATAATTTACCGGATTTTATTTTAGTTTTAATTGCAAAAGAATGCAAATCAGAACTTTTAGAGAGAGGAAGAATAGACGACAGATTACAAAGCATGAATGATGAGGCTTTAGAACTTTTACACAAGGTATTTGTAGGATGTGAAGAAGACGGTGCAGGAAAATATGCACAGTATAGATTCTATGCATATGTTTCTAGTATGTATCACAAGTGTGAAGTTTTAGTTAATGAAACAATTCCAGGAGCAAGTGGAACAAACCACAAAATTCCTGTGGCTGTAAAAAATAACGGGATGTATATTGCAGTTGCACACAATAAAGCAACTGGAAATCCAGTAAACAAAAAAGAGACCATTAGATTTTATGATATGGTAGATGACATTAAGAAAGGAGAGCATGGCACCATGTTAAATGATGCAATTTATGGCTCTTCAGTAGGATTTAGAGGGGATGCACTAGTTGAGCTTGAAAATTTAAGTAAATCTAGAACAAATGATCCAGAAAATAAACTAGATTTCAAAACTGCAAATTTTGAAAATAATATTTATTCAGTAACAAAGTGTTAATTCAAATCAAGTAACGATTTTTTAGTAACAGATTATTTTATTTTAAGACTTGATGTGTTGATTGTAAGAAACATGGGTTTGTCTTCAGTAACTTCAAAGTCTGCTCCATATTGTTCAAAATTTAATTGGTCGTAGAAATGTTTAGTCCAGATATCATGAACGTCTTCAATGAATCGTTTATGTCCTGAAGATCGTAATAGCTCATGTGTTATTTCATGAGAAACTGTAGTGCAGTTTTTTTCTGCAAGAAATAATGTATCTAAATGATCTTTTAGAGGTTGCCACCAAATCATTCCAAAATTTTCAGCGTGATATCCCTCACAAGTACAATCAGTCCAGAGAGGTTTAAAATGGCTAAGATAGAAATGGTAAATTTGATTACCTCTTTGTTGATGATCTTTTAGTAGTGTGTGTGTATCTAATTTTTGAAGAATGCTTGTTGGTTTTGTAATTAATTCGTCGCATTGTATATCAAAATCTTTGTTAAATTTTTTTTTAATCCAAACTTTATAGAAATTTGCCATTTGTTTTACGTATTCAAATTCTGGTTTACGCTTTTCAAGATCTTCTTCTTTTACAACAAAAATAAAATGTAAAATCATGATAAGAAAAAAGAGTGTTTATGATTGGCCTTCAATACCCATGAGGGTTAGAGTTGATCGAATCTTTTCAATTTTTCTAATCTTCCAGGTAATTGTTTCTCTGAGTTTTTCAACAGTGTCAGATTCAATCTTGGCCAAAATATCATATGCTCCGAAAGTACCATGAACTTCCTTCACACCATCTAGACCCTTGAGTTGTTGTATGATAGACTCTTCGGAACCTAGTTCACAGTTTATTAAAACATAAGCTGTTGCCATGTATTCATTAAACAAATCGACTATATCAATAAACCGATTGTGCCGAATTTAGTTTTGAGAAATATCTAAAATTGTATTCCAAATATCCTTTGGAACAGGCATTACAGACAATCTAGAAATGCGGAGAAGTTCCCAATTTTGAAATTTTTTCTGCTTTTTCATTTCATCTAAAGTGACTGGTCGTTTTAATGATTTTTTATATTTACCATCAAATACAATGAATCGTTTATTGTCTTCTTTTGGATTTGGGTATGGTTCTGAAACTACTTCCATAATACCTACTGCCTGGCGTTCATCACCTGTATGATAAAATAAAACTAAATCCCCTTTTTTCATTTCTCGCATATGTTTTAGTGCCAGATTATTATGTACACCATTCCAAACTGTTTTCTTATCTTTTTTGAGAGTTTCAAAATTATAACCTCTAGGACCTGAAGGTTCCTGTTTTGCCAACCAATAATTAACCAATTTCAAATTTAATCCAATTTAGGATCTTTTATGTTTTTGAAAAATTGTAAATGTTCCCCGGTTCTGACTCGCGCAAGATCATTGGTAATTTTAGCCGAAACCTCCTTGGGTTTTCTAACCGGGGTTGCCCATATTGTAGCACACCTGGGTGAATTAGAAATCATTGGTATCAATACGATCATCATCATCCTAATCCGTCTGTGTGCCTGCTCTTGGGCGTTTAACTATAGATTGAGCTATGCTAAAAACCATTAAACCTGAATATCTCAAATTTTGAGTAAATCACGAAATATCAACAAACTAAACTATAATTAAAAAAGAAAATGGTGAAATTTTGAGAAAATTGGCCATAAGAAGAAGATCCGTTGTTTGTATTTTACCACTAGATAATTTTTCGTGGTTTCTTTAAATAAATTAAAAATAACATCGAGTATGGAA is drawn from Candidatus Nitrosarchaeum limnium SFB1 and contains these coding sequences:
- a CDS encoding pyridoxine biosynthesis protein, which translates into the protein MLPLSGERITAKGIIKDKSNSGDILRGTSTLKRGFAHMLKNGVVMDVTTVEQAQIAEEAGAVSVMVLDKLPSDVRKAGGVARTASIRIIEDIMDSVTIPVMAKCRIGHVYEAKVLEETDVDMIDESEVLTPADEHHHIWKWDFTTPFVNGARSLSEALRRIEEGAAMIRTKGEPGTGNVAEAVTHIKKVNDELRTIKSIYDSGDNQDLVRIAREFKVSYDIVEETAKLGRLPVVNFAAGGIATPADAAYLMSLGCDGIFVGSGIFNADDAKERARAIVLATTFWNEPEKVKDAQKMIDERQSMLGLDVKTLELRMQERGSSA
- a CDS encoding hypothetical protein (hypothetical protein Nmar_1480); its protein translation is MVKPIIIILAAIPAIIAILIAVPLVTKSDIPYSASNPNDVVEIEYTKYQLKKVSFGVTERIGAQKTEILTIKNNGEMKYAVTEDGYPKPDVKSNLDEQTLRKLKALIKETGFISIPTESFPIRENVTDFQKSNIKIILNGRINEINWPEQNATDKFIPPIISMVETQLDKIAEQIIE
- a CDS encoding aconitate hydratase, coding for MEIDTTPELVNRVYGKLRENIKKYRKIVLRPLTLTEKILAGHFEQVTDKNLDDGKNYVFLIPDRVALQDVTGQMVMLQFMQAELQKTALPTTVHCDHLIRAQIEGDADMKIALDENSEVFKFLQSAAAKFGCGFWKPGAGIIHQVVLENYAFPGGLMIGTDSHTPNAGGLGMIAVGVGGLDAAETMAGMPWELLYPKRIGVKLTGELNGWTAPKDIILKVAEELTVSGGTNSIVEYFGPGTNTISCTGKATITNMGAEIGATCSIFPYDKRMETYLKSTNREKIAELANQNKELLVADPEVESNPEKFFDKIIEINLSKLEPHIVGPHTPDLARPISNLADDVKSNQYIDPISVALIGSCTNSSYEDMSRAASLAEQAKLKGIKSKIPLLVTPGSEQIRSTIERDGQMKSLKEIGATVLANACGPCIGQWDRPELKNDEKNTIVTSFNRNFPGRNDGHRNTLNFIGSPEMIIALALGGRLSFNPLKDELTAADGTKFKLEPPKPAPEIPKNGFIIPKGIFVAPPENSNNLEVIIDPNSKRLQRLEPFSPWNGRDFEDLPLIVKAKGKCTTDHISPAGAWLSLRGHLDNLSDNMLLGAVNAFNDEIGKGKNLLNDKLESFSKIAREYKEKGMRWVIVGDNNYGEGSSREHAAMTPRYLGCAAVITKSLARIHETNLKKQGILALTFSNTNDYDKIQEDDKISLIDLKNLEPQKPVRCVIKHKDGTKDEISLNHSYNQSQIEWFKAGSALNVLRNK
- a CDS encoding hypothetical protein (hypothetical protein Nmar_1483): MVNKGFPKFGMSQAGAFVAALKNYNLPDFILVLIAKECKSELLERGRIDDRLQSMNDEALELLHKVFVGCEEDGAGKYAQYRFYAYVSSMYHKCEVLVNETIPGASGTNHKIPVAVKNNGMYIAVAHNKATGNPVNKKETIRFYDMVDDIKKGEHGTMLNDAIYGSSVGFRGDALVELENLSKSRTNDPENKLDFKTANFENNIYSVTKC
- a CDS encoding hypothetical protein (hypothetical protein Nmar_1484), which encodes MILHFIFVVKEEDLEKRKPEFEYVKQMANFYKVWIKKKFNKDFDIQCDELITKPTSILQKLDTHTLLKDHQQRGNQIYHFYLSHFKPLWTDCTCEGYHAENFGMIWWQPLKDHLDTLFLAEKNCTTVSHEITHELLRSSGHKRFIEDVHDIWTKHFYDQLNFEQYGADFEVTEDKPMFLTINTSSLKIK
- a CDS encoding AsnC family transcription regulator, encoding MATAYVLINCELGSEESIIQQLKGLDGVKEVHGTFGAYDILAKIESDTVEKLRETITWKIRKIEKIRSTLTLMGIEGQS
- a CDS encoding hypothetical protein (hypothetical protein Nmar_1486); amino-acid sequence: MAKQEPSGPRGYNFETLKKDKKTVWNGVHNNLALKHMREMKKGDLVLFYHTGDERQAVGIMEVVSEPYPNPKEDNKRFIVFDGKYKKSLKRPVTLDEMKKQKKFQNWELLRISRLSVMPVPKDIWNTILDISQN